A window of the Synechococcus sp. JA-3-3Ab genome harbors these coding sequences:
- a CDS encoding hybrid sensor histidine kinase/response regulator encodes MQRLESNLSAGSVPQTGTSSAAAEKRPLLLIADDDPSQRLLTRYALEREGYQLVEADSGLACLEAASRYQPDMVLLDAVMPDLDGFECCRRLHAQNPDLPILIVTALEDETFVNEAFAAGASDYIPKPIHWSVLKRRLRHLLQANQAQRRLQQLNQELEAKVQERTAQLACQVADLEQLNRLKDHFLATVSHELCTPLTKIKLALELLRRTPLNEKQRQYHDIALQECEAEIQLINRLLDLQGLEGKDLGSAVAAIDLPHLWHSLIESVQQCTQARSLTLQVGDLPPSPWRFYSHPQLLTQILKELLDNACKFTQPGGTIRLEVQPIPEGVEFRIGNTAQIPPDQLPRLFERFYRVPTADPWAQPGSGLGLALVKQWVERLQGHIRVTSEAGWTCFLLRLPSLKPSGRT; translated from the coding sequence ATGCAGAGGCTTGAGAGCAACCTTTCGGCTGGATCCGTTCCTCAGACCGGAACGAGCTCTGCTGCGGCAGAGAAGCGGCCTCTCCTCCTCATTGCCGACGATGATCCCAGCCAGCGGCTTTTGACTCGCTACGCCCTGGAGCGGGAGGGCTACCAACTCGTGGAAGCGGACAGCGGCTTGGCGTGTCTAGAAGCTGCAAGCCGCTATCAGCCGGACATGGTGCTCCTCGATGCGGTGATGCCGGATCTGGATGGGTTTGAGTGCTGCCGCCGCCTCCACGCCCAAAACCCGGACTTGCCGATTTTAATCGTCACGGCTTTGGAAGACGAAACCTTTGTCAACGAGGCCTTTGCAGCCGGCGCCAGCGACTACATCCCCAAGCCCATCCACTGGTCGGTTTTGAAGCGGCGGCTGCGCCACTTGCTGCAAGCCAACCAGGCCCAGCGCCGTCTGCAGCAGCTTAACCAGGAACTGGAAGCCAAGGTACAGGAGCGCACCGCCCAACTGGCCTGCCAGGTGGCAGATCTGGAGCAGCTCAACCGCCTCAAAGACCACTTTTTGGCCACCGTCTCCCACGAGCTGTGCACCCCCCTGACCAAGATCAAGCTGGCCCTGGAACTCCTGCGCCGCACCCCCCTCAACGAGAAGCAGCGGCAATACCATGACATTGCCCTGCAGGAGTGCGAGGCCGAAATCCAGCTCATCAACCGCCTATTGGATCTGCAGGGCCTGGAAGGGAAAGACCTGGGCTCTGCCGTTGCAGCTATTGACCTGCCCCACCTCTGGCACAGCTTGATCGAGTCGGTGCAGCAATGCACCCAGGCCCGCTCCCTCACGCTGCAGGTGGGGGATCTGCCCCCCTCCCCCTGGCGGTTTTACAGCCATCCGCAGCTCCTGACCCAGATCCTCAAAGAGCTGCTGGACAACGCCTGCAAGTTCACCCAGCCAGGTGGCACGATTCGTCTAGAGGTTCAGCCAATCCCTGAAGGGGTTGAGTTCAGGATCGGCAACACCGCTCAGATCCCGCCCGACCAGTTGCCCCGCCTGTTCGAGCGCTTTTATCGGGTGCCCACTGCGGATCCCTGGGCCCAGCCGGGCAGCGGCCTGGGGCTGGCCTTGGTGAAGCAATGGGTGGAGCGCCTCCAGGGTCACATTCGAGTAACCAGCGAGGCGGGGTGGACATGTTTCCTGCTGCGCCTGCCCAGCCTAAAGCCCTCTGGCAGGACGTGA
- a CDS encoding PAS domain-containing hybrid sensor histidine kinase/response regulator → MHRELWAVGKTVGLVDPPGLAFWLLGSLFLALLLLGVSLGESQLLSVFRGILGSLSRRFPFQPPRGTPSPEARFRAALEASLDAIYLLEAVRDPVTREILDFVFVDVNAKGEELISLQRRQIIGQRLCELLPINRWGGFFEKYKRVVETGIPLEEEFPISGQPGLKASWIHHQVVPVGDGILITSRDISEQVQIKQALEASELRYRALYEAIPDLIFEIDPEGLILNCKPSPYVPTQHPPEFCVGRRAQDVFPSSFGEQYQLLAGRALSTQTPQYLEYEMVLPAAAANESEPAIRRYQKACVVAYGRDRVYVLVRDITKRKEAELALREMEATQRAILQAIPDLILRLNSQGICLSSIPGGDVHLCCPAERHLGRSLQEILPPALAEQRLFYVQQALATQTQQRYEYSIEVQGEVRHEEARIVPLNSQEVLVIVRDITEAKQAELALKAAEQLQRAILEAIPDLIFRLDSQGICLSFISGGEVLLYGSPDTYVGRSLQELLPPELAERRLFFVQQAIATQTRQRYDQSIEIEGETRHEEVRIVPLNPQEVVVIVRDVTDRVRSQQAVQESEQKFRALFENAAVAILIRHAETGEILEANSQAIAAYGFSSLEELRAFDACEQSPYRRALQGREFALQPYLEQARQQGSARFEWQWQRQDGRVVWEDVFVQPLVLRGIPCWVFTAVDITARKSAEAELEQFFSVALDLLCIADAQGYFRRLNRAWETTLGYSLQELQSRPFLEWVHPEDVPATQAAMQQLVEEKRLDHFVNRYRTQDGSYRFIEWRASLAGSLVYAAGRDITLAKQAQEQMKAAMEAAEAANRAKSEFLATISHEIRTPINAIMGMAGLLLDTSLDAQQRDWVQTIRYGSEVLLSLINDILDFSKIESQKLELEETPFSLPQLMEELLDLMAAQAQSKDLELVAWVDPALPATLVGDPNRLRQILANLLSNAIKFTPQGEVVVTVEAQEQDPQAQVQWVSFQVQDTGIGIPPEKQDRLFKPFSQVDSSISRQYGGTGLGLAISQRLCQLMGGTIWVQSQPGQGSTFGFRIPLKLPDAALWATPTPDPALAGQRVLLVEDNASQRQLLARLLQSWGMQVTACSTVAEAQAIAKAQTFELALVDTSLPDGDGLALARALQQEQPPLRLVLLVDRRAALASAGSLPALGKPVRASQLRALLGQEKVPAAASHLKPQLPLASRCPLRILVAEDNPVNQKVIRLMLERLGYQPDIVANGLEALQALQLRAYDLVLMDLHMPELDGLAATRRIRSELPPERQPRILALTADAFLESRAAAEAAGVDGYLTKPLQPAVLERALQEAALDFVGDPKPEPALDAAALASLQSMLGSPEDWQEMIQTYRQDSQALLGSLRQALESRDVQTVAQLAHRLKGSSRTLGAKLLAQRCQALEKLVRKPSANSVNWDTIEQAFQRLEAEYQRVILELSASAPGPLLSSPGAHAEA, encoded by the coding sequence ATGCACAGAGAGCTATGGGCGGTAGGGAAAACGGTGGGCCTGGTGGATCCCCCTGGCCTTGCCTTTTGGCTGCTGGGATCCCTCTTCTTGGCTCTCCTGCTGCTTGGCGTCAGCCTGGGGGAAAGTCAGCTGCTTTCTGTCTTCAGAGGGATCCTGGGATCCCTTTCTCGAAGATTTCCCTTCCAACCTCCTAGAGGCACCCCCAGCCCAGAGGCTCGTTTTCGGGCAGCCTTGGAAGCCAGCTTGGATGCTATTTACCTGCTGGAGGCGGTGCGGGATCCCGTTACCCGCGAGATCCTCGACTTTGTCTTTGTGGATGTCAACGCCAAGGGGGAAGAGCTCATTTCTCTCCAGCGCCGGCAGATCATCGGCCAGCGGCTGTGCGAGCTGCTGCCCATCAACCGCTGGGGGGGCTTTTTTGAGAAATACAAGCGAGTGGTGGAAACCGGCATTCCTCTGGAAGAGGAGTTCCCCATTTCGGGGCAGCCGGGCTTGAAGGCCAGCTGGATCCATCACCAAGTGGTGCCGGTGGGAGACGGGATCCTCATCACCAGCCGCGACATCAGCGAGCAGGTCCAGATCAAGCAAGCCCTGGAGGCAAGCGAGTTGCGCTACCGGGCCCTCTATGAGGCGATCCCGGATTTGATTTTCGAGATTGACCCTGAGGGGCTGATTCTCAACTGCAAGCCTTCTCCCTACGTCCCCACCCAGCATCCGCCCGAGTTTTGTGTGGGTCGCCGCGCCCAAGACGTGTTTCCCAGCTCTTTCGGAGAGCAGTATCAGCTTTTAGCAGGGCGGGCCCTGTCCACTCAAACGCCACAGTATCTGGAGTACGAAATGGTGCTCCCCGCCGCTGCCGCAAACGAGTCTGAGCCGGCAATCCGCCGCTATCAGAAGGCTTGCGTCGTTGCCTATGGCAGAGATAGAGTCTACGTTTTGGTGCGGGATATCACCAAGCGGAAAGAGGCGGAGTTGGCCCTTAGAGAAATGGAAGCCACCCAGCGGGCCATTCTCCAAGCCATCCCCGACCTCATCCTTCGCCTGAATAGCCAGGGCATCTGCCTGAGCTCTATTCCCGGAGGCGATGTCCATCTTTGCTGCCCAGCAGAGCGCCACTTAGGTCGATCCCTCCAGGAGATTCTGCCGCCAGCGCTGGCCGAGCAGCGGCTTTTCTATGTTCAGCAAGCCCTGGCCACCCAAACCCAACAGCGCTACGAGTACAGCATTGAAGTTCAAGGGGAGGTACGCCACGAAGAAGCCCGCATTGTGCCTCTGAACAGCCAGGAAGTCCTGGTGATCGTGCGGGATATTACAGAAGCCAAGCAGGCAGAGCTGGCCTTGAAAGCCGCTGAACAGCTGCAGCGAGCCATTCTAGAAGCCATTCCCGACTTGATCTTCCGCCTTGATAGCCAGGGCATTTGCTTGAGCTTTATCTCGGGGGGCGAGGTTCTTCTCTATGGCTCACCCGACACCTACGTGGGCCGATCCCTGCAGGAGCTTTTGCCACCGGAGTTGGCCGAGCGGCGGCTTTTCTTTGTTCAGCAGGCTATAGCTACCCAGACGCGGCAGCGCTACGACCAAAGCATCGAGATTGAAGGGGAGACCCGCCACGAAGAGGTGCGCATTGTGCCCCTCAACCCCCAAGAGGTGGTGGTGATCGTCCGCGATGTAACCGACAGGGTGCGATCCCAGCAGGCCGTCCAGGAAAGCGAGCAGAAGTTCCGGGCTCTGTTTGAGAATGCCGCTGTGGCCATCCTCATCCGTCATGCCGAGACCGGCGAGATCCTGGAGGCCAACTCCCAAGCCATTGCCGCCTACGGGTTTTCCAGCCTGGAGGAGCTGCGGGCCTTCGACGCTTGCGAGCAGTCTCCCTATCGCCGGGCTTTGCAGGGGAGGGAGTTTGCCTTGCAGCCCTACTTGGAGCAGGCCCGCCAGCAGGGATCCGCCCGCTTTGAGTGGCAATGGCAGCGGCAGGATGGCCGAGTTGTCTGGGAAGACGTGTTTGTGCAGCCCCTTGTCTTGCGCGGGATCCCGTGTTGGGTGTTTACCGCGGTGGACATCACTGCCCGCAAGTCGGCAGAAGCGGAGCTGGAGCAGTTTTTCTCGGTGGCTCTGGATTTGCTTTGCATTGCCGATGCCCAAGGGTACTTTCGCCGTCTCAACCGCGCCTGGGAGACCACCCTGGGCTATTCCCTGCAGGAGCTCCAGAGCCGACCCTTTTTGGAGTGGGTTCACCCGGAAGATGTCCCCGCCACACAGGCCGCCATGCAGCAGCTTGTCGAAGAGAAACGGCTGGATCACTTCGTCAACCGCTACCGCACCCAGGACGGCAGCTATCGTTTCATCGAGTGGCGAGCCTCTTTGGCCGGATCCCTGGTCTACGCCGCCGGGCGGGACATCACCCTGGCCAAGCAGGCCCAAGAGCAGATGAAGGCGGCTATGGAAGCTGCCGAGGCGGCCAACCGCGCCAAGAGCGAGTTCCTGGCCACCATCAGCCACGAGATCCGCACGCCCATCAACGCCATCATGGGCATGGCCGGCCTGTTGCTGGATACCTCTCTCGATGCCCAGCAGCGGGATTGGGTGCAGACCATCCGCTACGGCAGCGAGGTGCTGCTCAGCCTCATCAACGACATCTTGGATTTTTCCAAGATCGAGTCCCAGAAGCTGGAGCTGGAGGAAACGCCCTTCTCCTTGCCCCAGCTCATGGAGGAGCTCTTGGATCTCATGGCCGCCCAGGCCCAGAGCAAAGATCTGGAGCTGGTGGCCTGGGTGGATCCGGCCCTGCCGGCCACCCTGGTCGGGGATCCCAACCGCCTGCGCCAGATCCTGGCCAACCTCCTCAGCAACGCCATCAAGTTCACCCCCCAAGGGGAGGTGGTGGTGACCGTCGAGGCCCAAGAGCAAGATCCCCAGGCCCAGGTGCAGTGGGTGAGCTTCCAGGTGCAGGACACCGGCATCGGCATCCCGCCGGAAAAGCAGGATCGCCTCTTCAAGCCCTTCAGCCAGGTGGACAGCTCCATCAGCCGCCAGTACGGCGGCACCGGCCTGGGGCTGGCCATCAGCCAGCGCCTCTGTCAACTCATGGGCGGAACGATCTGGGTGCAAAGCCAGCCGGGTCAGGGATCCACCTTTGGCTTCCGCATCCCCCTGAAGCTTCCGGATGCGGCCCTCTGGGCAACCCCCACCCCCGACCCAGCTCTGGCCGGCCAGCGGGTTTTGCTGGTGGAAGACAACGCCAGCCAACGGCAACTTCTTGCGCGCCTACTGCAGTCCTGGGGGATGCAGGTAACAGCCTGCAGCACGGTGGCGGAAGCCCAAGCCATAGCCAAGGCCCAGACTTTTGAGCTGGCCCTGGTGGATACCAGCCTGCCCGACGGCGATGGACTGGCCCTGGCCAGGGCTCTGCAACAGGAGCAGCCCCCCCTGCGGCTTGTGCTGCTGGTGGATCGCAGAGCCGCTTTGGCAAGCGCTGGCTCTCTTCCTGCCTTAGGTAAGCCGGTCAGGGCTTCTCAACTGCGGGCTCTGCTGGGCCAGGAAAAAGTGCCTGCGGCTGCTTCCCACTTGAAACCCCAGCTCCCTCTGGCCAGCCGCTGCCCGTTGCGCATCCTGGTAGCCGAAGACAACCCCGTCAACCAAAAGGTCATCCGCCTGATGCTGGAGCGGCTGGGCTATCAGCCGGACATCGTGGCCAACGGCCTGGAAGCCCTGCAGGCGCTGCAACTGCGCGCCTACGACCTGGTCTTGATGGATCTGCACATGCCGGAGCTGGACGGCCTGGCCGCCACCCGCCGCATCCGCAGCGAACTTCCCCCAGAGCGCCAGCCGCGCATCCTCGCCCTCACCGCCGATGCCTTCCTGGAAAGCCGCGCTGCTGCCGAAGCCGCCGGCGTCGATGGCTACCTGACCAAGCCCCTGCAGCCGGCTGTGCTGGAGCGGGCCCTCCAGGAAGCTGCTCTCGATTTTGTCGGGGATCCAAAGCCAGAGCCGGCCCTGGATGCCGCTGCCCTGGCCAGCCTGCAGAGCATGCTGGGATCCCCGGAAGACTGGCAGGAGATGATCCAAACCTACCGGCAAGACAGCCAGGCCCTGCTGGGATCCCTGCGCCAGGCCCTGGAGAGCCGGGATGTCCAAACCGTGGCCCAACTGGCCCACCGCCTCAAGGGCAGCAGCAGAACCTTGGGGGCCAAGCTCTTAGCTCAACGCTGCCAGGCGCTGGAAAAGCTCGTTCGCAAGCCATCGGCCAACTCTGTAAACTGGGATACCATAGAGCAGGCCTTCCAGCGGTTGGAAGCCGAGTACCAGCGGGTTATCCTCGAATTATCGGCTAGCGCGCCAGGACCGCTTCTTTCTTCTCCAGGGGCCCATGCAGAGGCTTGA
- a CDS encoding cation-translocating P-type ATPase, translated as MAQASGSAGASATAWHSLPLPAVIQKLQTDPDAGLTTQQVIQRQREYGPNELISSPGRSAWQLFLDQFRNVMLLMLIAVAAISATLDLQEGEFPKDALAILLIVGLNGLLGYLQESRAEKALAALKKLASPSVRVQRDGLWQEIPANQLVPGDRVLLEAGVQIPADGRLAEAVNLQVREAALTGEAVPVSKQADCVLPEDTELGERRNMAFMGTEVLQGRGILLVTATGMNTELGKVAALLQTVENEPTPLQRRMSQLGNVLVSGSLALVALVVIVGLLQAGSMAPFTSLLEISLSMAVAVVPEGLPAVITVTLAIGTQRMVRRNALIRRLPAVETLGSVTTICSDKTGTLTENKMVVTDILTPERHYQVSGSGYIPKGSFYCRGQPIDPQSAPDLQALLRAVVFCNDALLQASLPAQRGAAPTWSILGDPTEAALLVAAAKANLQKASLQEQHPRAQEIPFSSERKRMSVVVQEEGSYRVYVKGSPELVLEQCAQIQKGGTWQELSEAERQAILAANNRLAAQGIRVLGVATQQLQRIPENLEEIERNLVWLGLVGMYDPPRPEAREAVARCRQAGIRTLMITGDHQLTAVAIARELGILDSEGQAIDGRTLSRLSFEELLQTVQRVNVYARVAPEHKLRIVQALQKQNQFVAMTGDGVNDAPALRQADIGIAMGITGTDVSKEASDMVLLDDNFATIVAAIEEGRVVYSNIRRFVKYILGSNIGEVLTVAAAPILGLEDVPLTPLQILWMNLVTDGLPALALAMEPAEPGVMQRPPFNPKESIFAQGLGAYMVRIGVVFAISTILMMAIVEAYIPHWRTMVFTTLCIAQMGHALAARSNDKLTLEMNPFSNPYLLGAVLATLLLQLALLYVPFLRNFFGTEELTLPELLICLGFSTVVMVWVDLEKLYRRWRQGSR; from the coding sequence ATGGCCCAAGCTTCTGGATCCGCCGGTGCTTCTGCTACGGCCTGGCATAGCCTCCCTCTTCCTGCTGTTATCCAGAAGTTGCAGACCGATCCCGATGCTGGCCTGACTACCCAGCAGGTGATCCAGAGGCAGCGGGAATACGGCCCCAACGAGCTAATCTCCTCTCCTGGACGCAGCGCCTGGCAGCTTTTCCTCGACCAATTCCGCAACGTCATGCTGCTGATGCTGATCGCCGTGGCGGCGATCTCAGCGACTCTGGACTTGCAGGAAGGCGAGTTCCCCAAAGATGCTCTGGCCATTCTGTTGATCGTCGGCCTCAACGGTCTGCTGGGCTACTTACAAGAAAGCCGGGCGGAAAAAGCGCTGGCGGCCCTAAAAAAGCTGGCCTCCCCCAGCGTGCGGGTGCAGCGGGACGGCCTGTGGCAGGAGATCCCCGCCAACCAATTGGTGCCAGGGGATCGCGTGCTCCTGGAAGCCGGGGTGCAGATCCCGGCCGATGGGCGCTTGGCGGAAGCGGTCAACCTTCAGGTGCGGGAGGCGGCCCTGACAGGGGAGGCGGTACCGGTTAGCAAGCAGGCTGACTGTGTCCTCCCCGAAGACACGGAGCTGGGGGAACGGCGCAACATGGCCTTCATGGGCACCGAGGTGTTGCAGGGGCGCGGGATCCTCTTGGTTACCGCCACCGGTATGAACACGGAGCTGGGCAAGGTGGCCGCCCTGCTGCAAACGGTGGAAAACGAGCCCACCCCCCTGCAGCGGCGCATGAGCCAGCTGGGCAACGTGCTGGTGTCGGGATCCCTGGCCTTGGTGGCGCTGGTGGTGATCGTGGGGCTGCTGCAGGCCGGCAGCATGGCGCCTTTCACCTCGCTGCTGGAAATCTCTCTCAGTATGGCCGTAGCCGTGGTGCCGGAGGGGCTGCCGGCCGTGATCACCGTCACCCTGGCCATCGGCACCCAACGCATGGTGCGCCGCAACGCCCTCATCCGCCGCCTGCCGGCTGTAGAGACCCTGGGATCCGTCACCACCATCTGCTCCGACAAAACCGGCACCCTCACCGAGAACAAGATGGTGGTTACCGACATCCTCACGCCGGAGCGCCACTACCAGGTCAGCGGCAGCGGCTACATCCCCAAGGGATCCTTCTACTGCCGCGGCCAGCCCATTGATCCCCAGAGCGCCCCGGATTTGCAGGCCCTTCTCAGGGCGGTGGTCTTCTGCAACGATGCCCTGTTGCAGGCCAGTCTTCCAGCCCAACGGGGCGCTGCCCCCACCTGGTCGATCCTAGGGGATCCCACCGAGGCCGCCCTGCTGGTGGCTGCTGCCAAGGCCAACCTGCAGAAAGCTTCCCTTCAAGAGCAGCACCCGCGCGCGCAGGAGATCCCCTTTAGCTCGGAACGCAAGCGCATGAGCGTGGTGGTGCAGGAGGAGGGCAGCTACCGCGTCTACGTCAAGGGATCCCCGGAGCTGGTGCTGGAGCAGTGCGCCCAGATCCAAAAAGGCGGAACCTGGCAGGAGCTGTCAGAAGCCGAGCGCCAAGCCATTCTGGCTGCCAACAACCGCCTGGCGGCCCAGGGCATCCGGGTTTTGGGGGTGGCCACCCAGCAGTTGCAGCGGATCCCGGAGAACCTGGAGGAGATCGAGCGCAACCTGGTGTGGCTGGGGCTGGTGGGCATGTACGATCCGCCGCGGCCCGAAGCGCGGGAAGCAGTAGCCCGCTGCCGCCAGGCCGGCATCCGCACCCTGATGATTACCGGCGATCACCAATTGACCGCTGTGGCCATTGCCCGCGAGCTGGGCATTCTCGACTCGGAGGGCCAAGCCATTGACGGGCGCACCCTCTCTCGGCTCAGCTTTGAGGAGCTGCTGCAGACGGTGCAAAGGGTCAACGTCTATGCCCGTGTTGCCCCCGAACACAAGCTGCGCATCGTCCAAGCTCTGCAAAAACAAAACCAGTTTGTAGCCATGACCGGGGATGGGGTCAACGACGCCCCTGCCCTGCGCCAGGCAGATATTGGCATTGCCATGGGCATCACCGGCACCGACGTCAGCAAAGAGGCCAGCGACATGGTGCTGCTGGACGACAACTTCGCCACCATCGTGGCGGCCATTGAAGAAGGGCGGGTGGTCTACAGCAACATCCGCCGTTTCGTGAAATACATCCTGGGCAGCAACATCGGCGAGGTGTTGACGGTGGCTGCTGCCCCTATCTTGGGCCTAGAGGACGTGCCACTGACGCCCCTGCAGATCCTGTGGATGAACCTGGTAACCGACGGCCTGCCCGCCCTGGCCTTGGCGATGGAGCCAGCAGAACCAGGGGTGATGCAGCGCCCCCCCTTCAACCCCAAAGAGAGCATCTTTGCCCAAGGGCTCGGTGCCTACATGGTGCGCATCGGTGTGGTCTTTGCCATCTCCACGATCCTGATGATGGCCATCGTGGAAGCCTATATCCCCCACTGGCGCACGATGGTCTTCACCACCCTGTGCATTGCCCAGATGGGCCATGCCCTGGCAGCCCGCTCCAACGACAAGCTGACCCTCGAGATGAACCCCTTTTCCAACCCCTACCTGCTGGGGGCCGTGTTGGCCACTTTGCTGTTGCAGTTGGCCCTGCTCTATGTGCCCTTCCTGCGCAACTTTTTCGGGACAGAAGAGTTGACCCTTCCAGAACTGCTCATTTGCCTGGGCTTTAGCACGGTGGTGATGGTCTGGGTGGATCTGGAAAAACTCTACCGCCGCTGGCGCCAGGGATCCCGCTGA
- a CDS encoding diflavin flavoprotein yields MASKTPTRDVQVAVIGPSTLVLRSRTWDRLKFELEYARQRGTTANSYLIQARQTLLIDPPGESFTDIFLEELAQHQYLQRLDFILLSHVNFNRIATLKALLPLAPYAVVLCSKPGSLTLRAAFEGRESPPPGRDEEEAADFGIPYGSNQSFRLRVIRDGDRLDLGEGHELHLRTVPTPRHPDALCTYDPATGILFTDKLFGAHVCDEQVFDEHWRQLSEDRRYYFDCLHRNQAPQVKAALAKLEEFPAQIYAPAHGPLVRHSLRRLRLDYQLWCEEDPLEQRVALLYTSAYGNTGLMAVAIAQGLERAGVTVERINCEWATPEEIAQALERCQGFIIGSPTLAGHPPVQIQTALGLILSSVPTSKLAGVFGSYGWSGEAVDLIESKLLNAGFTLGFETIRAKFKPTAEILEACQEAGSQFAQALRKAKRARAPRQGGVETQADRLAQALSRVVGSLCVVTALQDGIPRGFLTWSVAQASFNPPGLTLSVSRESEAELLTHPQAAFVLNILREGKSSSLQRHFQRPQRPGEDRFAGLATATAENGCPILLDALAYLECRVKSWMECGDRYLIHAEVERGKVLDPTGVTAMRRG; encoded by the coding sequence ATGGCGAGCAAAACTCCCACTCGCGATGTTCAAGTGGCCGTCATTGGCCCGTCCACTCTGGTTTTGCGCTCCCGCACCTGGGATCGCCTCAAGTTTGAGCTGGAATATGCCCGGCAGCGGGGCACCACGGCCAACAGCTACCTCATCCAGGCCCGCCAAACCCTGCTCATCGATCCGCCGGGGGAGTCGTTTACGGACATCTTTCTGGAGGAGCTGGCCCAGCACCAATACCTGCAGCGGCTGGACTTTATCCTGCTCAGCCACGTCAACTTCAACCGCATCGCCACCCTCAAGGCGCTTCTGCCGCTGGCCCCCTACGCAGTGGTGCTCTGCTCTAAGCCAGGATCCCTTACCCTGCGGGCAGCTTTTGAAGGCAGGGAGTCCCCCCCTCCTGGCCGCGACGAAGAGGAGGCCGCCGATTTTGGCATTCCCTACGGCAGCAATCAGTCCTTTCGCCTGCGGGTCATCCGAGATGGGGATCGCCTGGATCTGGGAGAGGGCCATGAGCTGCACTTGCGCACGGTGCCCACGCCCCGCCACCCCGATGCCCTCTGCACCTACGATCCGGCCACCGGGATCCTCTTTACCGACAAGCTCTTTGGCGCCCATGTCTGCGACGAGCAGGTATTCGATGAACATTGGCGGCAACTGAGCGAGGATCGCCGCTACTACTTCGACTGTCTCCACCGCAACCAAGCGCCCCAGGTCAAGGCAGCCCTGGCCAAGCTGGAGGAATTCCCCGCCCAGATCTACGCTCCTGCCCACGGGCCCCTCGTGCGCCACAGCCTGCGGCGGCTGCGCTTGGACTACCAGCTCTGGTGCGAAGAGGATCCCTTGGAGCAGCGGGTGGCCCTCCTGTACACCTCCGCCTACGGCAACACCGGCTTGATGGCGGTAGCCATTGCCCAAGGCTTGGAGCGGGCGGGAGTTACGGTGGAGCGGATTAACTGCGAGTGGGCCACCCCTGAAGAGATCGCCCAGGCCTTGGAGCGCTGCCAGGGGTTCATCATCGGCTCGCCAACCCTGGCCGGCCATCCCCCGGTCCAGATCCAAACAGCCCTGGGCCTGATTCTCTCTTCCGTTCCCACCAGCAAGCTGGCCGGGGTCTTCGGCTCCTATGGCTGGAGCGGCGAGGCCGTGGATCTCATCGAGAGCAAGTTGCTCAATGCCGGCTTTACCTTGGGGTTTGAGACGATCCGCGCCAAGTTTAAGCCCACCGCCGAGATCTTGGAAGCTTGCCAAGAGGCGGGATCCCAATTTGCCCAAGCCCTGCGCAAGGCCAAGCGAGCTCGTGCCCCCCGCCAAGGCGGTGTTGAAACTCAGGCGGATCGGCTGGCGCAGGCCCTCAGCCGAGTGGTGGGATCCCTCTGTGTGGTGACCGCCTTGCAGGATGGGATCCCGCGCGGCTTTCTCACCTGGTCAGTGGCCCAGGCCAGCTTCAATCCCCCCGGCCTCACCCTCTCCGTGAGCAGGGAAAGCGAGGCAGAACTGCTCACCCATCCGCAAGCGGCCTTTGTGCTCAACATCCTGCGGGAGGGCAAAAGCAGCAGCCTGCAGCGACACTTTCAACGGCCTCAACGCCCTGGCGAAGACCGCTTTGCCGGCCTGGCCACGGCCACTGCCGAAAATGGCTGCCCGATCCTTTTGGATGCCCTGGCTTACCTGGAGTGCCGTGTCAAAAGTTGGATGGAGTGTGGCGATCGCTACCTCATCCATGCCGAGGTAGAGCGCGGCAAAGTGCTGGATCCCACGGGGGTTACCGCCATGCGGCGCGGGTAA
- a CDS encoding DUF726 domain-containing protein — protein MQDIFEAVFKAPAQIGEKVVDVVFDTGKFVGQVSGAVAQTVIGTGIETTQKAAEILAETGKATFQVGQKVTETLVEEVVHHEPYLIPIEPSRGWDEALVFINGFLSEGETQPWKNRLLWETLRRAGWRGSLYYLWWDASSPVNLTLSALKLGVGLLAHWEAHKAKAKQVGLDYAYPLLSALPEKQITLMGFSLGARVAYYIMRGWPQTADRRLKDVILLSGAVRRQADKNWSLHVENITGKLVNIYNEDDLVLAYVFKVPSLNRSPCGIKPIKEFHPRIENLNATHLIGSGERSYEAYLPYSLLI, from the coding sequence ATGCAAGACATTTTTGAGGCGGTCTTCAAAGCTCCTGCCCAGATTGGCGAAAAAGTTGTAGACGTAGTCTTCGATACAGGCAAGTTTGTCGGCCAGGTTAGCGGGGCCGTTGCGCAAACTGTCATTGGTACGGGTATCGAGACCACCCAAAAAGCCGCAGAAATTCTTGCTGAAACCGGCAAAGCCACTTTCCAAGTTGGCCAGAAGGTTACAGAAACTCTTGTTGAAGAAGTTGTCCACCATGAGCCTTATCTGATCCCTATTGAGCCCTCCCGGGGCTGGGACGAAGCCCTGGTTTTCATCAACGGTTTTCTCAGCGAAGGTGAAACCCAACCTTGGAAAAACAGACTGTTGTGGGAAACGCTCCGACGTGCCGGATGGCGGGGATCCCTGTACTACCTCTGGTGGGACGCTTCCAGTCCTGTAAACTTGACTTTATCTGCCCTGAAGCTAGGGGTAGGACTACTTGCCCATTGGGAAGCTCACAAAGCCAAGGCCAAGCAAGTGGGACTGGACTACGCCTACCCCCTGCTCTCTGCTCTGCCAGAAAAGCAAATTACCTTGATGGGGTTTTCTTTGGGAGCGAGGGTAGCCTACTACATCATGCGCGGTTGGCCACAGACTGCCGATCGACGTCTTAAAGATGTTATCTTGCTCAGCGGTGCCGTTAGAAGACAAGCCGATAAGAACTGGAGTTTACACGTAGAAAATATCACTGGAAAGTTAGTCAATATCTACAATGAAGACGATTTGGTTCTGGCCTACGTCTTCAAAGTACCTTCCCTCAACCGCAGCCCCTGTGGGATCAAGCCGATCAAAGAGTTCCACCCCAGAATTGAGAACCTCAATGCCACTCACTTAATCGGCTCTGGGGAGCGCAGCTATGAAGCCTATCTCCCTTACAGCCTTTTAATTTAA